AACGACCCGGATCTGGCCGAAGTGCATATCGTCGGCGGCCTGTGGAAGACGTGGACGATGGAGCGTTCTTTGGCCCTTGTTTCACGTATCCGCCGCGAATATCCACACCTGTGGATTAAGGCCTTCACGGCAGTGGAAGTCGACTTCTTTGCTCGTGTAACGAAGAACAGCTGGGAAGACGTGCTGGGCGCGATGCGCGGAGCAGGCGTGGACGCCATGCCCGGCGGCGGCGCGGAGATGCTCTCGGAGCGCATTCACCAGGAGCTCTACAAGGACAAGATGGGGCCGGACAAATATCTGGCCGTCCACGAGACCGCCCACAGAATGGGCATGCAGACGAACTCGACGCTGCTCTTCGGGCATATCGAGACCGACGAGGAGCTGGTGTCGCACCTCTTCCAGCTACGCGATCTCGAAGACCGCGCGCCCGGCTTCGAGGCCTTTATTCCGCTGGCCTTCCAGCCCGGCGAAACGGGCATTACGACCAGCCTTGTCTCTCCCATGCGTTGCCTGAAGGTCATCGCACTGTCACGGCTGGTGTTGGACAATATTCCTCACATCAAAGCCTACTGGCCCACGCTGCAACTGGAGACGGGCGTCACGGCGCTGAGCTTTGGCGCGGACGACCTGGACGGGACGCTGGGCGTTGAGCGCATCATGCAGCTAGCCGGTACCGGAGCACCGAGCGGCATGGGAATCCAACTGATGGAGCGTCTAATCCGCGATGCCGGACAGGTCCCGATGCGACGAACGGGCAGGTTCCAGCGTTTGGCAGTGGAAGGAATAAAAGAGAAAGTTGCGGTGTCATGCTAATGGGCGATCGCCCGGAGTTGAGAATTGGCATGATCTCCTTCACCAATGCAACGCCCTTTCGGTTCGTCCCACCGCGTTTCAAGGCGCAGATAGTCTTCGGAGACCCGAGCGAGCTTACCGCGTTGATGATGGAAGGAAAGCTGGATGTCTGCCTGCTGCCGACTGGATCGCCGATCCACCTCGAGGAAAAGGTAAAGCCTCTCGGGCCTTATGGCATTGCCTCTTACGGCCATGTCATGAGCGTCCGGCTGTTTTCCAAGGTGGCCCTGGCGGAGCTTCTGGAGAAAGACCGTGCGATGCATCTGACCCAACGGTCGACGACCACGAGAAAGTTGTTGCAGATTCTCTTTAAAAAGGAGTTTGGCGCCACCCCGCGCATCTCGTCCGACCCTTCCGAAAGTGACGCTCGTCTTCTGATCGGCGATGAAGCGTTGAACTTTGCGAGGCAAGAGTATCGTTGGCCGGTAAACCGCGATATCGGCGAATGGTGGATGGAGCAGACCGGCCACGGATTTGTGTTTGCGCAGTGGGTGGTTTCGCCCACGGTGAGTGACGAGTCTGTCTCCGACCTGACCCAATGGATCGAGGAGAACCTTACCTTTGCCGCGACGGCCGAGGGACGCAGATCTCTGCGCGAGGCAGGCACTGCGGCGGGATGGAATCCTGACATGGCGGAGCTTTATTTTGAGCGTCTGGAGTTTCGCCTGACGCAGGTTCATCTGGAAGGCCTTTCCTACTTTCACAGACTTTTGAAGGGAACAGACGATGGCGATTGAGAGAATTTCCGCTGAGACGGGACTGGCGTGGCTTCGGGATATGCCGCTGGTCGAGCTGATGGCCCGCGCCGATGCCGTGCGCTGGGAGCTGCACCCCAGGGCCGAAGTGACCTACGTGCTGGATACGAATCCCAACTACACCAACGTCTGCACGGAGAACTGCACCTTCTGCAGCTTCTACCGTCCGGTTGGCAGTAAGGAAGGCTACGTCCACAGTCCGGAGGAGGTCGCCTCCCGTGTGGCGCGCGCGTATGCGCAGGGCGCAACGACGGTGCTGCTGCAGGGCGGACATAACCCCGACCTTCCGCTGGATTACTACCTCGCCCTGATCGACGCGATCCAAGCGAGCACGCCGAAGATGCATCTGCACCTCTTCTCTCCGTCGGAGATTACGCAGATTGCGAAGGTGGCAGGCGAGACGGTGGACCAGATCCTGCAACGCTTCTGGGAGCGCGGCGTGAAGACGATGCCGGGCGGTGGCGCGGAGATCCTCACAGATCGCGTGCGACGCAAGGTTTCGCCGAAGAAGCTCTCCGCCGACGGCTGGATCAATGTGATGCGGAGCGCGCATCGCGTGGGTATGTCGACGAGCGCGACGATGATGTACGGCCACCTGGAAGAGAACGAAGACATCATCGAGCACCTCGTCCGTCTGCGCGAGCTGCAGGATGAAACGGGCGGCTTCTACGCCTTCATTCCGTGGAGCTTCAAGCGCGGAGCTTCGCCACTGTCGCAACTGGTGAAGACGGATGCCCTGCCGAGCTTCTACCTGCGCATTCTGGCGATCTCGCGCCTGATGCTGGACAACATTCTGCACATCCAGGCGTCGTGGTTCGGAGAGGGAATCCGCGCGGGCCAGCTTGGCCTGTACAGCGGAGCGGACGACTTCGGCGGCATTCTGATCGAGGAGAACGTCCTCTCGCAGGCGCAGCACAAGGTAGCGATTACACGTCCCGCGTTGCTGAATGCGATTCGTGAAGCGGGCTTCACGCCGGTGCAGCGAACTACGGGGTACGAGGTAGTCCAGGGAACACCGCTGGTGAACATCGTGCATCCCGAAGCCGCCGTGGAAACCTTCCAGCGCACGCCGGGACCACAGCAGGTCGTCTCGCAGGAAGAAGAAAGAGCGAATGCCTGATTCGAATTCGTCCGCTCTGCGGCAGCTACGCATCGGCCACACACCGGATGCGGACGACGCCTTCATGTTCTATGGCTTCGTCTCCGAACAGGTAGTCATTCCCGGCTGCGAGATCGTG
This genomic stretch from Terriglobus saanensis SP1PR4 harbors:
- the mqnC gene encoding cyclic dehypoxanthinyl futalosine synthase, which codes for MAIERISAETGLAWLRDMPLVELMARADAVRWELHPRAEVTYVLDTNPNYTNVCTENCTFCSFYRPVGSKEGYVHSPEEVASRVARAYAQGATTVLLQGGHNPDLPLDYYLALIDAIQASTPKMHLHLFSPSEITQIAKVAGETVDQILQRFWERGVKTMPGGGAEILTDRVRRKVSPKKLSADGWINVMRSAHRVGMSTSATMMYGHLEENEDIIEHLVRLRELQDETGGFYAFIPWSFKRGASPLSQLVKTDALPSFYLRILAISRLMLDNILHIQASWFGEGIRAGQLGLYSGADDFGGILIEENVLSQAQHKVAITRPALLNAIREAGFTPVQRTTGYEVVQGTPLVNIVHPEAAVETFQRTPGPQQVVSQEEERANA
- a CDS encoding CofH family radical SAM protein; its protein translation is MLSQSMHHVTNDPLRQRIAAGERITPEEALFLLQEWPLLDLGTLAFDRKRARHGDVATFIVNKQINPTNLCVHACKFCEFAAKPGDAHAYSLEEDGILASLNDPDLAEVHIVGGLWKTWTMERSLALVSRIRREYPHLWIKAFTAVEVDFFARVTKNSWEDVLGAMRGAGVDAMPGGGAEMLSERIHQELYKDKMGPDKYLAVHETAHRMGMQTNSTLLFGHIETDEELVSHLFQLRDLEDRAPGFEAFIPLAFQPGETGITTSLVSPMRCLKVIALSRLVLDNIPHIKAYWPTLQLETGVTALSFGADDLDGTLGVERIMQLAGTGAPSGMGIQLMERLIRDAGQVPMRRTGRFQRLAVEGIKEKVAVSC
- a CDS encoding menaquinone biosynthesis protein, with the protein product MISFTNATPFRFVPPRFKAQIVFGDPSELTALMMEGKLDVCLLPTGSPIHLEEKVKPLGPYGIASYGHVMSVRLFSKVALAELLEKDRAMHLTQRSTTTRKLLQILFKKEFGATPRISSDPSESDARLLIGDEALNFARQEYRWPVNRDIGEWWMEQTGHGFVFAQWVVSPTVSDESVSDLTQWIEENLTFAATAEGRRSLREAGTAAGWNPDMAELYFERLEFRLTQVHLEGLSYFHRLLKGTDDGD